In Zalophus californianus isolate mZalCal1 chromosome 4, mZalCal1.pri.v2, whole genome shotgun sequence, the following proteins share a genomic window:
- the CTHRC1 gene encoding collagen triple helix repeat-containing protein 1 yields MRPHGPAAASPQRLLGFLLLLLLQLRAPSSASESPKGKQKALLRQREVVDVYNGMCLQGPAGVPGRDGSPGANGIPGTPGIPGRDGFKGEKGECLRESFEESWTPNYKQCSWSSLNYGIDLGKIAECTFTKMRSNSALRVLFSGSLRLKCRNACCQRWYFTFNGAECSGPLPIEAIIYLDQGSPELNSTINIHRTSSVEGLCEGIGAGLVDIAIWVGTCSDYPKGDASTGWNSVSRIIIEELPK; encoded by the exons ATGCGCCCCCAcggccccgccgccgcctccccgcAGCGGCTCCTCGGCTTCCTGCTGCTCTTGCTGCTGCAGCTGCGGGCGCCGTCGAGCGCCTCCGAGAGCCCCAAGGGGAAGCAAAAGGCGCTGCTGCGGCAGAGGGAGGTGGTGGACGTG TATAATGGAATGTGCTTACAAGGacctgcaggggtgcctgggcgagATGGAAGCCCTGGGGCCAATGGCATTCCCGGTACCCCTGGGATCCCAGGTCGGGATGGATTcaaaggagaaaagggggaatGCTTGAGGGAAAGCTTTGAGGAGTCCTGGACACCTAACTACAAGCAGTGTTCATGGAGTTCGCTCAATTATGGCATAGATCTTGGAAAAATTGCG GAGTGTACATTTACAAAGATGCGCTCAAACAGCGCTCTGAGAGTTTTGTTCAGTGGCTCCCTTCGGTTAAAATGCAGAAATGCATGCTGTCAGCGTTGGTATTTCACGTTCAATGGAGCTGAATGTTCAGGACCTCTTCCCATTGAAGCCATCATTTATTTGGACCAAGGAAGCCCTGAACTCAATTCAACAATTAATATTCATCGCACTTCTTCTG TGGAAGGGCTTTGTGAAGGCATTGGAGCTGGATTAGTGGATATTGCCATCTGGGTTGGGACTTGTTCGGATTACCCGAAAGGAGACGCCTCTACTGGATGGAATTCAGTATCTCGCATCATTATTGAAGAACTGCCAAAATAA